The Pseudomonas iranensis genome includes a window with the following:
- a CDS encoding adenine phosphoribosyltransferase, producing MVFDSFDIKSLIRPVIDFPKPGVIFRDITPLFQSPTALRLVMDSFAHRYVEADFTHIGAMDARGFLIGSVLAYQLNKPLVLFRKQGKLPADVLAEGYATEYGEAFLEVHADSLCEGDSVVMFDDLIATGGTLIAAANLIRRMGARVHEAAAIIDLPELQGSQRLQDMGIPTFCLTQFALTDK from the coding sequence ATGGTCTTCGACTCCTTCGACATCAAATCCCTGATCCGCCCCGTGATCGACTTTCCGAAACCGGGCGTGATCTTTCGCGACATCACCCCGCTGTTCCAGTCGCCGACGGCCCTGCGCCTGGTGATGGACAGCTTCGCCCACCGCTATGTCGAAGCCGACTTCACCCACATCGGCGCCATGGATGCCCGTGGTTTTCTGATCGGTTCGGTACTGGCCTACCAGTTGAACAAGCCGCTGGTGCTGTTCCGCAAGCAAGGCAAACTGCCGGCGGACGTGCTCGCCGAAGGTTATGCGACCGAGTACGGCGAAGCGTTTCTGGAAGTGCACGCCGACAGCCTGTGTGAAGGCGATTCGGTGGTGATGTTCGATGACCTGATCGCTACCGGCGGCACGCTGATCGCAGCAGCCAACCTGATTCGCCGCATGGGCGCGCGGGTGCATGAAGCGGCGGCCATCATTGATCTGCCAGAGCTGCAAGGCTCGCAGCGCTTGCAGGACATGGGCATTCCGACGTTTTGCCTGACGCAGTTTGCTTTGACCGATAAATAA
- a CDS encoding YbaB/EbfC family nucleoid-associated protein yields MMKGGMAGLMKQAQQMQEKMAKMQEELANAEVTGKAGGDMVTVVMTGRHDVKSVSIDPSLVEGLSEDDKEMLEAVVAAAVNDAVRKIEANSQEKMGSMTAGMNLPAGMKLPF; encoded by the coding sequence ATGATGAAAGGTGGCATGGCCGGCCTGATGAAGCAGGCGCAGCAGATGCAGGAAAAAATGGCCAAGATGCAGGAAGAACTGGCCAACGCCGAAGTCACCGGCAAGGCCGGCGGCGACATGGTCACCGTTGTGATGACCGGTCGTCACGACGTCAAGAGCGTGAGCATCGACCCAAGCCTGGTCGAAGGCCTGAGCGAAGACGACAAAGAAATGCTGGAAGCCGTGGTCGCCGCCGCCGTCAACGACGCCGTGCGCAAGATCGAAGCCAACAGCCAGGAAAAAATGGGCAGCATGACCGCTGGCATGAACCTGCCAGCGGGTATGAAACTGCCATTCTGA
- a CDS encoding sulfite exporter TauE/SafE family protein: MLELAPLLVSALILGLLGGGHCLGMCGGLMGALTLAIPKEQRSRRFRLLLAYNLGRILSYATAGLLIGLAGWAVANSPAALFMRVLAGLLLIAMGLYLAGWWSGLTRIEALGRGLWRFIQPVANRLLPVSSLPRALLLGALWGWLPCGLVYSTLLWSASQGNALDSALLMLAFGLGTWPVLLATGLAAERVTAILRKRSVRMAGGLLVILFGLWTLPGPHQHWLMGH; encoded by the coding sequence ATGCTTGAACTGGCGCCCCTGCTGGTCTCGGCGCTGATCCTCGGCCTGCTCGGAGGCGGCCACTGCCTGGGCATGTGCGGCGGCCTGATGGGCGCGCTGACCCTGGCGATTCCCAAGGAGCAGCGCAGCCGGCGCTTTCGTCTGTTGCTGGCGTATAACCTCGGGCGGATTCTCAGTTATGCCACGGCGGGATTGCTCATCGGCCTCGCCGGCTGGGCCGTCGCCAACAGCCCGGCGGCGCTGTTCATGCGCGTACTGGCCGGGTTGCTGCTGATCGCCATGGGCTTGTACCTGGCCGGTTGGTGGAGCGGGCTCACCCGTATCGAAGCGCTCGGGCGTGGCTTGTGGCGTTTCATTCAACCGGTGGCGAATCGCTTGCTGCCGGTTTCCAGCCTGCCCCGCGCCTTGCTGCTCGGTGCGCTGTGGGGCTGGCTGCCGTGCGGGCTGGTTTACAGCACCTTGCTGTGGAGCGCGAGTCAGGGCAATGCGCTGGACAGTGCGTTGCTGATGCTCGCTTTCGGCCTCGGCACCTGGCCGGTGCTGCTCGCCACCGGACTGGCGGCTGAGCGGGTGACGGCGATCTTGCGCAAACGCAGCGTGCGCATGGCCGGCGGTTTGTTGGTGATTCTGTTTGGCTTATGGACCCTTCCCGGCCCGCATCAGCATTGGCTCATGGGCCATTAA
- a CDS encoding NADP-dependent oxidoreductase has product MSDPLTLNQRFVLASRPTGAPTPENFRLEREALPDLQDGQVLLKTLYLSLDPYMRGRMSDAPSYAAPVQIGEVMTGGAVSRVEQSNHPKFHTGDLVVGATGWQSHSISDGRNIMPIPAGLPSPSMALGVLGMPGMTAYMGLMDIGQPKEGETLVVAAASGAVGSVVGQVAKIKGLRAVGVAGGAEKCKYVVEELGFDACIDHKADDFAEQLAKACPNGIDIYYENVGGHVFDAVLPLLNPKARIPLCGLIAGYNAAEAPTGPDRLPMLQRTLLTKRVRIQGFIVFDDYGDRQPEFISHMVPWVRDGKVKFREDVVEGLEQAPEAFIGLLEGRNFGKLVVRVAQD; this is encoded by the coding sequence ATGTCCGACCCTCTCACCCTCAATCAACGCTTCGTCCTCGCCTCGCGCCCGACCGGCGCGCCGACCCCGGAGAACTTTCGTCTCGAGCGCGAGGCGCTGCCGGATCTGCAGGACGGTCAGGTGCTGCTGAAAACCCTGTACCTGTCGCTCGACCCGTACATGCGCGGGCGTATGAGCGACGCACCGTCCTACGCTGCGCCAGTGCAAATCGGCGAAGTCATGACTGGCGGCGCGGTCAGCCGGGTCGAGCAGTCCAATCACCCGAAATTCCACACCGGTGATCTGGTGGTTGGCGCCACCGGTTGGCAGAGCCACAGCATCAGCGACGGTCGCAACATCATGCCGATCCCGGCCGGCCTGCCGAGCCCGTCGATGGCCCTCGGCGTACTGGGCATGCCGGGCATGACCGCGTACATGGGCCTGATGGACATCGGCCAGCCGAAAGAAGGCGAAACCCTGGTGGTGGCTGCGGCGTCCGGCGCCGTCGGCTCGGTGGTCGGGCAAGTGGCGAAGATCAAAGGCCTGCGCGCGGTCGGCGTGGCCGGTGGGGCCGAGAAGTGCAAATACGTCGTTGAGGAGCTGGGTTTTGATGCCTGCATCGACCACAAGGCCGATGACTTCGCCGAACAGCTGGCCAAAGCCTGTCCGAACGGCATCGACATTTATTATGAGAACGTCGGCGGCCATGTTTTCGACGCAGTCTTGCCGTTGCTCAACCCCAAGGCGCGCATCCCGTTGTGCGGCCTGATCGCCGGCTACAACGCCGCCGAAGCGCCAACCGGCCCGGATCGTCTGCCAATGCTGCAACGCACGCTATTGACCAAGCGCGTGCGTATTCAGGGCTTCATCGTCTTCGATGACTATGGTGATCGTCAGCCGGAATTCATCAGCCACATGGTGCCGTGGGTACGCGACGGCAAGGTGAAATTCCGCGAGGACGTGGTCGAAGGCCTGGAGCAGGCGCCCGAGGCGTTCATCGGTCTGCTGGAAGGGCGCAACTTCGGCAAACTGGTGGTCCGGGTCGCCCAGGACTGA
- the recR gene encoding recombination mediator RecR — MSFSPLIRQLIDALRTLPGVGQKTAQRMALQLLERDRSGGTRLAQALSQAMEGVGHCRQCRTLTEDDLCPQCADPRRDDTLLCVVEGPMDVYAVEQTGFRGRYFVLKGHLSPLDGLGPEAIGIPQLMARIEEAGTFTEVILATNPTVEGEATAHYIAQLLNNKGLVASRIAHGVPLGGELELVDGGTLAHSFAGRKPISL; from the coding sequence ATGAGCTTCAGCCCTTTGATTCGCCAACTGATCGACGCTCTGCGCACCTTGCCAGGCGTGGGTCAGAAAACCGCTCAGCGCATGGCGTTGCAGTTGCTCGAACGTGATCGCAGCGGCGGTACGCGTCTGGCCCAGGCCTTGAGCCAGGCCATGGAAGGCGTCGGCCATTGCCGCCAATGCCGTACGCTGACCGAAGACGATCTGTGCCCGCAATGCGCCGACCCGCGCCGCGATGACACGCTGCTTTGCGTAGTCGAAGGGCCGATGGACGTTTATGCGGTGGAGCAGACCGGCTTCCGTGGCCGCTATTTCGTGCTCAAGGGGCACTTGTCGCCGCTGGATGGCCTGGGGCCGGAAGCGATCGGGATTCCGCAACTGATGGCGCGGATAGAAGAGGCGGGGACCTTTACCGAAGTCATCCTCGCCACCAACCCGACCGTGGAAGGCGAGGCGACGGCGCACTACATCGCGCAGTTGCTCAACAACAAAGGCCTGGTCGCCTCGCGGATTGCCCACGGCGTACCACTGGGCGGTGAGCTGGAGCTGGTCGACGGCGGCACGCTGGCGCATTCGTTTGCCGGGCGTAAACCTATCTCCCTGTAA
- a CDS encoding substrate-binding periplasmic protein — MRWAVAALLGISLNAMAAQAPLRFAVPDSWAMPMVQLQGGSPTQGILHDVLLSLATQVGAPAQFVVLPRARVQSAMEHGDIDVRCYAAQSWLPNQSGDYIWSIPLWFQRDLLISRKEQPAQINPARLPRQAIGTVLGYSYPTLQPLFDADQLQREDARNQEQVLEKLLAGRYRFAVSNQWTLDWINQRLLPEQQLQGVAVLQEQNIGCYVRNDPNVPVQRILRTLLRMKMSGEIDDTIRLYTGASSTTP; from the coding sequence ATGCGGTGGGCCGTGGCGGCATTGCTGGGTATCAGCCTCAACGCGATGGCAGCGCAAGCGCCGTTGCGCTTCGCCGTGCCGGACAGTTGGGCGATGCCGATGGTGCAACTGCAAGGCGGCAGTCCGACCCAGGGCATCCTGCACGACGTCCTGCTCAGCCTGGCGACCCAGGTTGGCGCGCCAGCGCAATTCGTCGTCCTGCCGCGCGCGCGGGTTCAGAGCGCCATGGAGCACGGCGACATCGACGTGCGCTGCTATGCCGCACAGTCGTGGCTACCGAATCAGTCCGGCGATTACATCTGGAGCATACCGTTGTGGTTCCAGCGCGACCTGCTGATCAGCCGCAAGGAACAACCGGCGCAGATCAACCCCGCCCGGCTGCCGCGCCAGGCCATCGGCACCGTCCTCGGTTACAGCTACCCTACCCTGCAGCCGCTGTTCGACGCTGACCAGTTGCAACGCGAAGACGCGCGCAATCAGGAACAGGTACTGGAAAAGCTCCTAGCCGGGCGATATCGCTTTGCGGTGAGCAATCAGTGGACGCTGGACTGGATCAATCAGCGCCTGTTGCCGGAGCAGCAGTTGCAAGGGGTCGCGGTGCTGCAGGAACAGAATATCGGCTGCTATGTGAGGAACGACCCGAACGTGCCGGTGCAGCGGATCCTGCGCACGTTGCTGCGGATGAAAATGTCCGGCGAGATCGACGACACTATCCGGTTGTACACCGGCGCCTCTTCAACCACACCCTAA
- a CDS encoding zinc-binding metallopeptidase family protein codes for MHRFFEQLSSRIIAPFVAGSSRNSKVWPCRCGQSLFFRNSQCLACNALLGYQPEESRLTSLQPGPEEGTWTLDADPDAGLFRRCANLDMPAACNWLLPANDHDTLCIACSLNRTIPDLSVAENPERWRKVEIAKRRLVAQLITLGLPVIPKTTDEETGLAFDFIGVDLEGNAPMTGHANGLITLDIKEADDAHREQVRAAMHEPYRTLLGHFRHEVGHYYWDRLIANGPWLDAFRNLFGDERASYAEALDRHYQQGAPLDWPRHYVSAYATMHPWEDWAETWAHYLHMMDAVDTALGFGMSAREMDFDYQPFPTSTLYDPEHPGGTAFLSFVNAWIELAGMLNELSRSMGQPDFYPFVLPAAAIAKLHFIHLVIQQAGGRADEVLAL; via the coding sequence CCGTTGCGGCCAGTCGCTGTTCTTTCGCAACAGTCAGTGCCTGGCCTGTAACGCCTTGCTCGGCTATCAACCTGAAGAAAGTCGCCTGACCTCGCTGCAGCCGGGGCCGGAAGAGGGCACCTGGACACTCGACGCCGATCCCGACGCCGGACTGTTCCGCCGCTGCGCCAACCTCGACATGCCCGCCGCGTGCAACTGGCTGCTGCCGGCCAACGATCACGACACCTTGTGCATCGCTTGCAGCCTCAACCGCACCATTCCCGACCTGTCGGTCGCGGAAAATCCTGAACGCTGGCGCAAGGTCGAAATCGCCAAGCGCAGACTGGTCGCGCAACTGATCACCCTCGGCTTGCCGGTCATCCCGAAAACCACCGATGAAGAAACCGGGCTGGCGTTCGACTTCATCGGTGTTGACCTGGAAGGCAACGCGCCGATGACCGGCCACGCCAATGGCCTGATCACCCTCGACATCAAAGAGGCCGACGACGCTCACCGTGAGCAGGTCAGGGCGGCGATGCACGAACCTTACCGCACGCTGCTCGGGCATTTTCGTCATGAGGTCGGCCACTACTACTGGGATCGCCTCATCGCCAACGGCCCTTGGCTGGACGCGTTCCGCAATCTGTTCGGCGACGAGCGCGCCAGTTACGCCGAGGCGCTGGACCGGCATTACCAGCAAGGCGCACCGCTGGACTGGCCGCGGCACTACGTCAGTGCCTACGCGACCATGCACCCATGGGAAGACTGGGCGGAAACCTGGGCGCATTACCTGCACATGATGGATGCGGTCGACACGGCGCTGGGCTTCGGCATGAGCGCGCGGGAAATGGACTTCGACTATCAGCCGTTTCCGACTAGCACCCTGTACGACCCGGAGCACCCCGGCGGCACGGCATTCCTGTCGTTCGTCAATGCGTGGATCGAACTGGCGGGCATGCTCAACGAACTGTCGCGCAGCATGGGCCAGCCGGATTTCTATCCGTTCGTACTGCCGGCGGCGGCGATCGCCAAGCTGCACTTCATTCATCTGGTGATCCAGCAGGCGGGCGGCAGGGCGGATGAGGTGCTGGCCTTGTAG
- the fnr gene encoding fumarate/nitrate reduction transcriptional regulator Fnr, with product MSEPVKLRAHNQAHCKDCSLAPLCLPLSLNLEDMDALDEIVKRGRPLKKGEFLFRQGDTFDSVYAVRSGALKTFSLSDAGEEQLTGFHLPSELVGLSGMDTEKHPVSAQALETTSVCEIPFERLDELALQLPQLRRQLMRVMSREIRDDQQMMLLLSKKTADERIATFLVNLSARFRARGFSANQFRLSMSRNEIGNYLGLAVETVSRVFTRFQQNELIAAEGKEIHILDPIQLCALAGGSIEG from the coding sequence ATGTCCGAGCCAGTCAAACTGCGCGCTCACAACCAGGCCCACTGCAAGGATTGCAGCCTGGCCCCGCTCTGCCTGCCACTTTCTCTGAATCTGGAAGACATGGATGCGCTCGACGAAATCGTTAAACGCGGCCGCCCGCTGAAGAAAGGCGAGTTCCTGTTCCGCCAGGGCGACACCTTCGATTCCGTTTATGCAGTCCGCTCCGGCGCGCTGAAAACCTTCAGCCTGAGCGATGCCGGCGAAGAGCAACTGACCGGCTTCCACCTGCCGAGTGAACTGGTTGGCCTGTCGGGCATGGACACCGAAAAACACCCGGTCTCGGCCCAGGCGCTGGAAACCACTTCGGTCTGCGAAATCCCCTTCGAACGCCTCGACGAACTCGCGCTGCAATTGCCACAATTGCGCCGCCAGTTGATGCGGGTGATGAGCCGCGAGATTCGCGACGATCAGCAAATGATGCTGCTGCTGTCGAAGAAGACCGCCGACGAGCGCATCGCTACCTTCCTGGTCAACCTGTCGGCCCGCTTCCGCGCTCGCGGCTTCTCGGCCAACCAGTTCCGCCTGAGCATGTCGCGCAATGAAATCGGCAATTACCTGGGCCTGGCGGTGGAAACCGTGTCGCGGGTGTTCACCCGTTTCCAGCAGAACGAATTGATCGCCGCCGAGGGCAAGGAGATCCACATTCTCGACCCGATCCAGTTGTGCGCGCTGGCTGGCGGTTCGATCGAAGGCTGA
- the dnaX gene encoding DNA polymerase III subunit gamma/tau, with amino-acid sequence MSYQVLARKWRPRSFREMVGQTHVLKALINALDSQRLHHAYLFTGTRGVGKTTIARIIAKCLNCETGITSSPCGECSVCREIDEGRFVDLIEIDAASRTKVEDTRELLDNVQYAPSRGRFKVYLIDEVHMLSSHSFNALLKTLEEPPPYVKFILATTDPQKLPATILSRCLQFSLKNMTPERVVEHLTHVLTAENVPFEDDALWLLGRAADGSMRDAMSLTDQAIAFGEGKVLATDVRAMLGTLDHGQVYDVLHALIEGDAKALLEAVRHLAEQGPDWNGVLSEILNVLHRVAIAQALPEGVDNGHGDRDRVLALAQALPAEDVQFYYQMGLIGRRDLPLAPDPRGGFEMVLLRMLAFRPADTADAPRQPLKPVGISQATVDSANSVAAAPKPAPVVAAAVAPIPAPVAEPEPVAPVVEAQPEPEPVAVEAVVDLPWNDPVEAEAEPAPVQQPAVEPVLETAGEQPELPPMPLPTPDSVVPDAPEWAAAPIPEPSVADVDAATPGMDMDDEPPLDEDYIEPDMDSAYSYLDELASEHAADPEPEPEPEPAAAPATGLALQWLELFPKLPISGMTGSIAANCTLIAVDGDHWLMHLDPAHSALFNATQQRRLNDALNQFHGRTLTLTIELIKPEQETPAQAASRRRANRQREAEESIHGDPFIQQMVQQFGAVVRSDTIEPVDALVTQG; translated from the coding sequence ATGAGTTATCAGGTTCTTGCACGTAAATGGCGTCCACGCTCGTTCCGCGAAATGGTCGGCCAGACCCATGTGCTCAAGGCTCTGATCAATGCCTTGGACAGCCAACGGCTGCACCACGCCTACCTGTTCACCGGGACGCGCGGGGTCGGCAAGACCACCATCGCGCGGATCATTGCCAAGTGCCTGAACTGCGAGACAGGTATCACCTCCAGTCCCTGCGGCGAGTGCTCGGTGTGCCGCGAGATTGATGAGGGGCGTTTTGTCGACCTGATCGAGATCGACGCCGCCAGCCGCACCAAGGTCGAAGACACCCGCGAACTGCTCGATAACGTGCAGTACGCGCCAAGTCGTGGGCGCTTCAAGGTCTACCTGATCGACGAAGTGCACATGCTTTCCAGCCATTCCTTCAATGCGCTGTTGAAAACCCTCGAAGAGCCGCCGCCCTACGTCAAATTCATCCTGGCGACCACCGATCCGCAGAAACTTCCAGCAACGATTCTTTCGCGTTGCCTGCAGTTCTCCCTGAAAAACATGACGCCTGAGCGTGTGGTCGAGCATTTGACCCACGTGCTGACCGCAGAAAACGTACCGTTTGAAGACGATGCACTGTGGCTGCTTGGTCGCGCTGCTGACGGCTCGATGCGTGACGCCATGAGCCTGACCGATCAGGCCATCGCGTTCGGTGAAGGCAAAGTGCTCGCTACCGACGTGCGCGCGATGCTCGGCACGCTGGATCACGGTCAGGTCTATGACGTGCTGCATGCGCTGATCGAAGGCGATGCCAAGGCGCTGCTCGAAGCCGTGCGTCACTTGGCCGAGCAAGGCCCGGACTGGAACGGCGTGCTCTCGGAAATTCTTAACGTGCTGCACCGCGTGGCCATCGCTCAGGCGTTGCCGGAAGGGGTCGACAATGGCCACGGCGACCGTGATCGCGTATTGGCCCTGGCCCAGGCCCTGCCGGCCGAAGACGTGCAGTTCTATTACCAGATGGGCCTGATTGGTCGCCGCGATTTGCCGCTGGCGCCGGACCCGCGCGGCGGTTTCGAAATGGTCTTGCTGCGAATGCTCGCGTTCCGCCCGGCGGATACAGCGGATGCACCGAGGCAACCGCTAAAGCCAGTGGGGATCAGCCAGGCCACAGTTGATTCCGCTAACTCAGTGGCTGCCGCGCCGAAGCCTGCGCCGGTGGTCGCTGCGGCTGTTGCGCCGATACCTGCGCCGGTTGCCGAGCCAGAACCTGTGGCGCCGGTTGTCGAAGCACAACCGGAGCCTGAGCCAGTCGCCGTCGAAGCCGTGGTCGATCTGCCGTGGAACGACCCGGTGGAAGCCGAGGCCGAGCCTGCGCCCGTTCAGCAACCCGCTGTCGAACCAGTGCTGGAAACTGCTGGCGAGCAGCCCGAGCTGCCGCCGATGCCGCTGCCGACCCCGGACAGCGTGGTGCCGGATGCGCCGGAGTGGGCCGCTGCGCCAATTCCCGAGCCGTCCGTCGCCGACGTCGATGCCGCTACGCCGGGCATGGACATGGACGACGAACCGCCGCTGGATGAAGACTACATCGAGCCGGACATGGATTCGGCCTACAGCTACCTCGACGAACTGGCCAGCGAACACGCCGCCGATCCAGAACCTGAGCCCGAGCCGGAACCTGCCGCCGCGCCGGCCACCGGTCTGGCCCTGCAATGGCTGGAGCTGTTCCCGAAGCTGCCGATTTCCGGCATGACCGGCAGCATCGCCGCCAACTGCACGTTGATTGCGGTCGATGGCGATCACTGGCTGATGCACCTTGATCCGGCTCACAGTGCCCTGTTCAACGCCACGCAACAGCGTCGTCTCAACGACGCGTTGAACCAGTTCCACGGGCGCACGCTGACCCTGACCATCGAGCTGATCAAGCCTGAGCAGGAAACCCCGGCCCAGGCCGCCTCGCGCCGCCGCGCCAATCGCCAGCGTGAGGCGGAGGAATCGATCCACGGTGATCCGTTCATCCAGCAGATGGTTCAGCAGTTCGGCGCGGTGGTGCGAAGCGATACTATTGAACCTGTCGACGCCTTGGTCACCCAAGGCTAA
- a CDS encoding acyl-CoA dehydrogenase family protein, with translation MPAFQEYFDPSHQLVRDSVRRFVEREILPDIDQWEEAESFPRELYLKAGAAGILGIGYPEALGGSHEGDLFAKVAASEELMRCGSGGLVAGLGSLDIGLPPIVKWARPEVRERVVPLVLSGEKISALAVTEPGGGSDVANLQTRAVRDGDFYRVSGSKTFITSGVRADFYTVAVRTGAPGFGGISLLLIEKGTPGFSVGRQLKKMGWWASDTAELFFDDCRVPVGNLIGGENMGFACIMGNFQSERLALALMANMTAQLALEESLKWAREREAFGKPIGKFQVIKHRLAEMATALEVSREFTYRQAAKMVAGHSVIKEISMAKNFATDTSDRITTEAVQILGGLGCMRESLVERLYRDNRILSIGGGTREVMNEIISKQMGL, from the coding sequence ATGCCTGCCTTTCAGGAATACTTCGACCCCAGCCATCAATTGGTCCGCGACAGCGTCAGACGTTTCGTCGAACGCGAGATCCTGCCGGACATCGATCAGTGGGAAGAAGCCGAAAGCTTTCCCCGTGAGCTGTACCTCAAGGCCGGTGCGGCGGGCATTCTCGGTATCGGCTATCCCGAGGCGCTCGGCGGCAGCCATGAAGGCGATCTGTTCGCCAAGGTCGCTGCCAGTGAAGAGTTGATGCGCTGTGGCTCTGGTGGCCTGGTGGCGGGGCTGGGTTCGCTGGATATCGGCCTGCCGCCGATCGTCAAATGGGCGCGGCCGGAAGTGCGAGAGCGGGTGGTACCGCTGGTGCTCAGCGGCGAGAAAATCAGCGCGCTGGCAGTCACCGAGCCCGGCGGCGGCTCCGACGTCGCCAACTTGCAAACCCGCGCCGTGCGTGACGGTGACTTCTACCGGGTCAGTGGCAGCAAAACTTTCATCACCAGCGGTGTGCGCGCGGATTTCTACACCGTCGCGGTGCGCACCGGTGCGCCGGGGTTCGGCGGTATCAGCCTGTTGCTGATCGAGAAGGGCACGCCGGGTTTCAGTGTCGGTCGGCAATTGAAGAAAATGGGCTGGTGGGCGTCGGACACCGCTGAATTGTTCTTTGACGATTGCCGCGTGCCTGTAGGAAACCTCATTGGCGGAGAGAACATGGGCTTCGCCTGCATCATGGGCAATTTCCAGAGCGAACGGCTGGCGCTGGCGCTGATGGCCAACATGACTGCGCAATTGGCGCTGGAGGAGAGCCTGAAGTGGGCGCGCGAGCGTGAGGCGTTCGGCAAACCCATCGGCAAATTTCAAGTGATCAAACATCGCCTCGCCGAAATGGCCACGGCGCTGGAAGTGTCGCGCGAGTTCACTTATCGGCAAGCGGCAAAAATGGTGGCGGGGCACAGCGTAATCAAGGAAATTTCCATGGCGAAGAACTTCGCCACCGACACCTCGGACCGGATCACCACCGAAGCGGTGCAGATTCTTGGCGGGCTCGGTTGCATGCGTGAAAGCCTGGTGGAGCGGCTGTATCGGGATAACCGCATTCTGTCGATTGGCGGCGGGACGCGGGAAGTGATGAACGAAATCATCAGCAAGCAGATGGGGCTTTAA
- the hemN gene encoding oxygen-independent coproporphyrinogen III oxidase yields the protein MLDAIRWDSDLIRRYDLAGPRYTSYPTAVQFHGQVGTFDLFHALRDSRKAQRPLSLYVHVPFCANICYYCACNKVITKDRGRAQPYLQRLEQEIQLIACHLDPAQTVEQLHFGGGTPTFLSHDELRQLMAHLRKHFNLLNDDSGDYGIEIDPREADWSTMGLLRELGFNRVSIGLQDLDPAVQRAVNRLQSLEETRAVIDAARTLQFRSINIDLIYGLPKQTPDNFARTVEEVISLQPDRLSVFNYAHLPERFMPQRRINSSDLPSPAHKLEMLQRTIEQLTAAGYRYIGMDHFALPDDELAIAQEEHTLQRNFQGYTTHGHCDLIGLGVSAISQIGDLYCQNSSDLTAYQNSLASAQLATSRGLVCNADDRLRRAVIQQLICNFKLEFAEIEQQFNIDFQGYFGALWPQLQGMAEDGLIRLERERIEVLPAGRLLVRSACMVFDAYLEQQNRQRFSRVI from the coding sequence ATGCTCGACGCCATTCGTTGGGACTCTGATCTGATCCGCCGCTACGATCTGGCGGGGCCACGCTACACCTCGTACCCGACCGCCGTGCAATTTCACGGTCAGGTCGGCACTTTCGACCTGTTCCATGCCCTGCGCGACAGCCGCAAGGCGCAGCGGCCGTTGTCGCTGTACGTACATGTGCCGTTCTGCGCGAACATTTGTTACTACTGCGCCTGCAACAAGGTCATCACCAAGGATCGCGGCCGTGCGCAGCCGTATCTGCAACGGCTCGAGCAGGAAATCCAGTTGATTGCCTGCCACCTCGACCCGGCGCAAACCGTCGAGCAGCTGCATTTCGGTGGCGGCACACCGACCTTTCTCAGCCACGACGAGTTGCGTCAGTTGATGGCGCACCTGCGCAAGCATTTCAATCTGCTCAACGATGACTCGGGCGATTACGGCATCGAAATCGACCCGCGCGAGGCCGACTGGTCGACCATGGGCCTGCTGCGCGAACTGGGTTTCAATCGGGTCAGCATTGGCCTGCAGGATCTTGACCCGGCGGTGCAGCGCGCAGTCAATCGCCTGCAAAGCCTGGAAGAAACCCGCGCGGTGATCGATGCGGCGCGAACCCTGCAATTTCGTTCGATCAACATTGATCTGATCTACGGCCTGCCGAAGCAGACACCGGACAATTTCGCCCGCACCGTCGAGGAAGTGATCAGTCTGCAACCGGATCGCCTCTCGGTATTCAACTATGCGCACCTGCCGGAACGCTTCATGCCGCAACGGCGGATCAACAGCAGCGACTTGCCGAGCCCGGCGCACAAGCTGGAAATGCTCCAGCGCACCATCGAGCAACTGACCGCTGCCGGCTACCGCTACATCGGCATGGATCACTTCGCCCTGCCCGATGACGAACTGGCCATCGCTCAGGAAGAACACACCCTGCAACGCAACTTTCAGGGCTATACCACCCACGGCCATTGCGACCTGATTGGTCTGGGCGTGTCGGCGATCAGCCAGATCGGCGATCTGTACTGCCAGAACAGCAGTGACCTCACTGCCTATCAGAACAGCCTGGCCAGCGCGCAGCTGGCGACCAGTCGCGGCCTGGTGTGCAACGCCGACGACCGCTTGCGCCGCGCAGTGATTCAGCAGCTGATCTGCAATTTCAAACTCGAATTCGCCGAGATCGAGCAGCAGTTCAACATCGATTTTCAAGGTTACTTCGGCGCGCTGTGGCCGCAGTTGCAAGGTATGGCCGAGGATGGCCTGATCAGACTCGAGCGCGAGCGCATTGAGGTGCTGCCGGCTGGCCGATTGCTGGTGCGCTCAGCGTGCATGGTTTTCGATGCGTACCTGGAGCAGCAGAACCGCCAGCGTTTCTCCCGAGTGATTTAA